The sequence CATTATGTGGCAATGGTAAACAAAATTACCGCATATAATAGGGTCTCTAAAGTCAATTGCGATCCTTACTTCGGTCGGTGGATCTTCCGGATCGTTCTTATAGGGGAGATTAACCGTATCCTGATGGCC comes from Thermodesulfobacteriota bacterium and encodes:
- a CDS encoding multicopper oxidase domain-containing protein; its protein translation is GHQDTVNLPYKNDPEDPPTEVRIAIDFRDPIICGNFVYHCHIMNHEDNGMMSRIRANGPLCPPFPPPTD